One region of Chryseobacterium muglaense genomic DNA includes:
- a CDS encoding tetratricopeptide repeat protein, whose protein sequence is MKKLFTIILGIIALGFLIIIVKINFFTSADTKAYNEGWEAYEKQQYEMAIFNFNHVDKEKYPDVWVALGSSYLKIGDYANAIQHLKKAYDMEYKKGTEDYSKLLVSLGMSYTYSGDLEKGKYYLEMAKKAGYNTSVNFRILDSLNQLKK, encoded by the coding sequence ATGAAAAAATTGTTTACCATTATACTAGGAATTATTGCGCTTGGTTTTTTAATTATTATTGTTAAAATCAATTTTTTTACATCAGCAGACACAAAAGCTTATAATGAAGGTTGGGAAGCATATGAAAAGCAACAGTATGAAATGGCTATTTTTAATTTTAATCATGTAGATAAAGAAAAGTACCCTGATGTTTGGGTTGCTCTAGGCTCATCATATTTAAAAATAGGAGATTATGCTAATGCAATACAGCACCTAAAGAAAGCGTATGATATGGAGTATAAAAAAGGAACCGAAGATTACAGCAAACTTTTAGTTTCTTTGGGAATGAGCTATACGTATTCAGGAGATTTAGAAAAAGGAAAGTATTATTTAGAAATGGCAAAAAAGGCAGGATATAATACTTCGGTCAATTTTAGAATCCTAGATTCGCTTAACCAGCTTAAAAAATAA
- a CDS encoding ASCH domain-containing protein has translation MQKNTFTFTFTFTLLIFFSCHKQKENSFDLNNHRNTSKNNQEMSLISTYWKEFQSKNPKYNNMNEPQSFYFCDNKKEADECADLVVKKIKQATSPSVWWFEKNKEELPKVGDLAIVTDWNGDPKAIIRTKKVEIVKYKDITPAYAQLEGEGDKTLEYWKKAHWKYYQNEMKEFNEFPTEEMKIVCEYFETIW, from the coding sequence ATGCAAAAAAACACATTTACATTTACATTTACATTTACATTATTAATTTTTTTCTCTTGTCATAAGCAGAAAGAAAATAGTTTTGACTTAAATAATCATCGTAATACTTCTAAAAACAATCAAGAAATGAGTTTAATTTCTACCTATTGGAAAGAATTTCAATCAAAAAATCCCAAATATAATAATATGAATGAACCTCAATCATTTTATTTTTGTGATAATAAAAAGGAAGCTGATGAATGTGCTGATTTAGTAGTTAAAAAAATAAAACAAGCTACTTCACCATCCGTTTGGTGGTTTGAAAAAAATAAAGAGGAACTTCCAAAAGTTGGAGACCTTGCCATTGTTACCGATTGGAATGGAGATCCTAAAGCAATCATTCGAACAAAAAAAGTAGAAATTGTAAAATATAAAGATATTACACCTGCATATGCCCAACTGGAAGGTGAAGGTGATAAAACTTTAGAATATTGGAAAAAAGCTCATTGGAAATATTATCAAAATGAGATGAAAGAATTTAATGAATTTCCCACTGAAGAAATGAAAATTGTTTGCGAATATTTTGAAACTATTTGGTAG
- a CDS encoding LysM peptidoglycan-binding domain-containing protein produces the protein MEFIKYEIKRGDTLESIALEYSLNVTELINFHNLYCGTTNFIIGNKLPIHLQYLLLEKKTEEEKNEAIEKKEYQKKARYRCEQFNTTKVEDRISFHCNTKKEYTVERNFLEGKARIKLKEYLYKINPDNLGLALEAVKDLEFDKENVVFDLNNDNTIKKVVNFLEIKGKWENFKPKLAASEFYRQVEKINSKAAEDIIKGGQLEFESESNLRKTYDKSLLYHVLFNDFDAHKKRDKNDILKFISQIFVNIPLEIELQHTIIKEDDYFVEYRTVGTLLKDKIDNTVLEEQYNKFYKPIIEYSFSEYNYDYRIRRMVDKKTGVIVNASALMKEEVKNNYQFITQFDLKQIDY, from the coding sequence AGAATCTATTGCATTAGAATATTCATTAAACGTTACTGAGTTAATAAACTTTCATAATTTATATTGTGGAACAACCAATTTTATTATTGGGAATAAACTGCCTATTCATCTTCAATATTTGTTACTGGAAAAGAAAACTGAAGAGGAAAAGAACGAGGCAATAGAAAAAAAGGAGTATCAGAAAAAGGCAAGGTACAGATGCGAACAGTTTAATACCACAAAAGTTGAAGACAGAATATCATTCCATTGTAATACAAAAAAAGAGTATACTGTGGAAAGAAATTTCTTAGAAGGAAAGGCTAGAATAAAATTAAAAGAATATCTATATAAAATCAATCCTGATAATCTTGGTCTTGCCCTAGAAGCTGTAAAGGATCTTGAATTCGATAAAGAAAATGTTGTCTTTGATTTAAATAATGACAATACCATAAAAAAAGTAGTCAATTTTCTTGAAATTAAAGGGAAATGGGAAAATTTTAAACCCAAATTAGCTGCTTCGGAATTCTACAGACAAGTTGAAAAAATCAATTCCAAAGCAGCAGAAGATATTATTAAAGGAGGTCAACTTGAGTTTGAAAGTGAATCCAATCTAAGGAAAACCTATGATAAATCACTTCTCTATCATGTACTGTTTAATGATTTTGATGCACATAAGAAAAGGGATAAAAATGACATCTTAAAATTCATTTCTCAGATATTTGTCAATATTCCACTTGAAATTGAGCTACAACATACTATTATTAAAGAAGATGATTATTTTGTAGAATATAGAACCGTAGGGACTCTTTTAAAAGATAAGATTGATAATACTGTTTTAGAAGAACAATACAACAAATTTTATAAACCTATCATAGAATATAGTTTTAGTGAATACAATTATGATTACCGTATTCGAAGGATGGTTGATAAAAAGACAGGAGTTATCGTGAATGCTTCTGCACTTATGAAAGAGGAAGTAAAAAACAATTATCAGTTTATTACTCAGTTTGATTTGAAACAAATTGACTATTAG
- a CDS encoding IS4 family transposase produces the protein MFTTHFTNKKKTSQWDKSSQLSAVLKDNLEKNNAKINKARLQLISMCILALCKVQTVSFHKLALAFESDGKADSSLRRLQRFIADFDLCSDLIAKIIFGLLPEKTNLKLVIDRTNWKFGKQNINIFMLGITYRNVAFPLLFMMLDKQGNSNSQERIALIKRFVGFFGKKCIDCILADREFVGEEWIKFLNEQKLRYYIRIRNNFKVFLPQKNSTVPVSWLFNGLKVGQVIHYPKIVKINGEYCYLSATLTQKRGEKPELLIIISYNKNEQSLLNYKERWQIETCFKAMKSSGFDIEKTHLQDLERIEKLLCLVMIAFLWCYKIGDYLDRSVKAIPIKKHGHRAKSVFKYGLEFVSEILQNPYRKNFQQILQIFVK, from the coding sequence ATGTTTACAACGCATTTTACTAATAAAAAGAAAACCAGTCAATGGGATAAAAGTAGCCAATTATCTGCAGTTTTAAAAGATAATCTCGAAAAAAATAATGCTAAAATTAATAAAGCAAGATTACAACTCATTTCGATGTGTATTTTGGCTCTTTGCAAAGTACAAACGGTGAGTTTTCACAAACTAGCCTTGGCTTTTGAAAGCGATGGCAAAGCAGATTCTTCCCTTCGCAGACTGCAACGGTTTATCGCAGATTTTGACTTATGCAGCGATTTAATTGCTAAAATTATTTTTGGATTACTCCCGGAAAAAACAAACTTAAAACTCGTTATAGACCGCACCAATTGGAAGTTTGGGAAACAAAATATCAATATTTTCATGCTGGGAATCACCTATCGAAACGTTGCTTTTCCATTGCTCTTCATGATGTTGGATAAACAAGGTAATTCGAATTCACAAGAAAGAATTGCTTTAATAAAGCGGTTTGTAGGCTTTTTTGGAAAAAAATGTATCGACTGTATTTTAGCAGACAGAGAGTTTGTGGGAGAAGAATGGATTAAGTTTTTGAACGAGCAAAAACTACGCTATTACATCCGCATTCGAAACAATTTTAAGGTATTTTTGCCCCAAAAAAACAGTACAGTTCCTGTAAGTTGGCTTTTTAACGGGTTAAAAGTAGGGCAAGTCATCCATTATCCAAAAATCGTAAAGATTAACGGTGAATATTGTTATTTATCTGCAACTTTAACCCAAAAAAGAGGTGAAAAACCGGAATTACTCATCATTATCAGTTATAATAAAAATGAACAATCGTTATTAAATTACAAAGAAAGATGGCAAATTGAGACCTGTTTCAAAGCAATGAAATCCAGTGGTTTTGATATAGAAAAAACGCATTTACAAGACTTAGAGCGGATAGAAAAATTACTATGCCTGGTTATGATCGCTTTTCTTTGGTGTTACAAAATAGGAGATTATTTGGACAGAAGCGTGAAAGCGATCCCTATAAAAAAGCACGGTCATAGAGCAAAGTCGGTGTTCAAATATGGCTTAGAGTTTGTGTCGGAAATCTTACAAAACCCTTACAGAAAGAACTTTCAACAGATTTTGCAAATTTTTGTCAAGTAG
- a CDS encoding VOC family protein, translated as MNLAENIIAFHHYSLKVTDFDATLKFYKALGFNEVHSWELPSFNLKKGIMFFNEKIDCHIELFDKDAEIPTQGRGRNKDDEFIENSILHICFTVENAENAREEALKSGAKDLSKGVFEISLANEKKSVEVRNSLVYSPNGEVIEFLEKVKF; from the coding sequence ATGAATTTAGCCGAAAATATTATAGCTTTTCATCATTATTCTTTAAAAGTTACAGATTTTGATGCGACTTTAAAATTTTATAAAGCATTAGGATTTAATGAGGTTCATTCTTGGGAATTGCCGTCATTTAATCTGAAAAAAGGAATTATGTTTTTTAATGAAAAAATTGACTGTCATATTGAGTTATTCGATAAAGATGCCGAAATTCCGACTCAGGGAAGAGGCAGAAATAAAGATGATGAATTTATTGAAAACTCTATTTTGCATATCTGTTTTACTGTAGAAAATGCTGAAAACGCAAGAGAAGAAGCATTGAAAAGCGGTGCGAAAGATCTGAGTAAAGGCGTTTTTGAAATCAGCTTGGCTAACGAAAAAAAATCTGTTGAGGTAAGAAACAGCCTTGTTTACAGCCCGAATGGTGAAGTGATTGAGTTTTTAGAGAAAGTGAAATTTTGA
- a CDS encoding bacteriophage T4 gp5 trimerisation domain-containing protein, with protein sequence MFHGSIGAGGGTGNNIKSLSSRSGNKLELDDGAGSVYLTDQGGANMKFDGAGNVVHHANNDSTKTVGNDKTDKVGNNKKLEVGCDRIADVGNTHKVAVGGENSVLMMDKDGNIDLTGVNKITLKVGSSEILITGTKISITSSEVDIKAGSATANFKGDTKITGGQVDIN encoded by the coding sequence ATGTTTCATGGAAGTATCGGAGCAGGAGGTGGAACGGGAAATAATATTAAAAGCTTAAGTAGCAGAAGCGGTAATAAATTGGAGCTGGATGATGGTGCAGGATCTGTTTATTTAACTGATCAAGGAGGTGCCAATATGAAATTTGATGGTGCCGGAAATGTAGTTCATCATGCAAATAATGACAGTACTAAAACTGTTGGGAATGATAAAACTGATAAAGTAGGAAATAATAAGAAACTTGAAGTAGGATGTGATCGTATTGCAGATGTAGGTAATACTCATAAGGTAGCGGTTGGTGGAGAAAATAGTGTTCTTATGATGGATAAGGATGGAAATATTGATTTGACTGGAGTTAATAAAATTACCCTTAAAGTAGGAAGCAGTGAAATTCTGATTACCGGTACGAAAATTTCGATAACGAGTAGTGAGGTGGATATCAAGGCAGGTAGTGCTACGGCTAATTTTAAAGGGGATACGAAAATTACGGGCGGACAAGTTGATATTAATTAA
- a CDS encoding DUF4919 domain-containing protein, translating into MMIKYILFISLFFVSSFIHSQTKEYEALNYKVIQKNIENKDSEFYYPKLMDKLKANDTLITKDQYRHLYFGFHYLTKICKIC; encoded by the coding sequence ATGATGATAAAATATATCCTGTTTATTTCTCTATTTTTTGTCTCAAGTTTTATACATTCTCAAACAAAAGAATACGAAGCTCTCAATTACAAAGTTATTCAGAAAAATATTGAGAACAAAGATTCAGAATTTTATTATCCAAAATTAATGGATAAGCTGAAAGCCAATGATACCCTTATTACAAAAGATCAATACAGACATTTGTATTTTGGTTTTCACTACTTGACAAAAATTTGCAAAATCTGTTGA
- a CDS encoding winged helix-turn-helix transcriptional regulator, whose product MKKESSTNSVNDTILQNYCNAHKILSKISGRWKVSILFALHENTLSYSDFKTALPPSITDRILAKQLKELQEAELIGNNKDKTKSEYFLTENGKKVLNLLQYINKLDFN is encoded by the coding sequence ATGAAAAAAGAAAGCTCAACCAATTCTGTCAATGATACCATTTTACAGAATTACTGTAACGCTCACAAAATTTTATCTAAAATCAGTGGAAGGTGGAAAGTTTCAATCCTGTTTGCTTTACATGAAAATACATTGAGCTATTCTGATTTTAAAACAGCACTTCCCCCTTCTATTACAGACCGGATTTTAGCTAAACAGCTTAAAGAATTACAAGAGGCTGAACTTATCGGAAACAATAAAGACAAAACAAAGTCTGAATATTTTTTGACGGAAAACGGTAAAAAAGTTTTGAATTTACTTCAGTATATTAACAAGCTGGATTTTAATTAA
- a CDS encoding LysM peptidoglycan-binding domain-containing protein: MEFIKYEIKRGDTLESIALEYSLNVTELTNFHNLYCGTTNFIIGDKLPIHLDTIYVEQKIFEEAIIKSGNIESLNFENATRYRCEQLNISRINNEIITLSANTIYEFLVKKAKDTSIFDVELTDSDFSVEPAVYEPGLKFAQKLDKLKLPITFNISDNGVVKEIFNHNEIEHRWRNFRDNELQNAEIYQQLNAQSPKQAEDIIITGNKEFLDQNNLSNMMDKNLFFHLFTKSFLGDQLKNYQLQQFSQIFPNVDLKTDAVRSIVRENENLATYRLVGTLNRENLSDEMLKNMYDSIYKSSLKFNYTAFDFIYRINYTIDKETGLLQEGKASIAEKIKNNFEVITEYNIKKVEL; the protein is encoded by the coding sequence ATGGAGTTTATTAAATACGAGATAAAGAGAGGCGATACACTAGAATCTATTGCATTAGAATATTCATTAAACGTTACTGAGTTAACAAACTTTCATAATTTATATTGTGGAACAACAAATTTTATTATTGGAGATAAACTGCCTATTCATCTTGATACAATTTATGTAGAGCAGAAAATATTTGAAGAAGCAATCATTAAGAGTGGGAATATAGAAAGTTTAAATTTTGAAAATGCCACCAGATACAGATGTGAGCAGCTAAACATTAGCAGAATAAATAATGAAATTATAACATTGTCTGCTAATACGATTTATGAATTTTTGGTAAAAAAAGCTAAAGACACAAGTATTTTTGATGTGGAACTCACAGATTCGGACTTCTCTGTAGAGCCTGCAGTTTATGAGCCTGGACTCAAATTTGCACAAAAATTAGATAAACTGAAATTACCGATTACTTTTAATATATCCGATAATGGAGTTGTAAAAGAAATTTTTAACCATAATGAAATAGAACATCGATGGAGGAATTTTCGTGATAATGAATTACAAAATGCTGAAATTTATCAACAGCTCAACGCCCAATCTCCAAAACAAGCAGAGGATATTATCATAACAGGAAATAAAGAATTTCTTGATCAAAATAATTTAAGTAATATGATGGATAAAAATCTATTTTTTCATCTTTTTACAAAGTCTTTTTTAGGAGATCAGCTTAAAAATTATCAACTTCAGCAGTTCTCTCAGATTTTCCCTAATGTAGATCTTAAAACAGATGCGGTAAGATCTATCGTTCGGGAAAATGAAAATTTAGCTACTTACAGACTTGTAGGAACTTTGAACAGAGAAAATCTGTCTGACGAAATGTTGAAAAATATGTATGACAGTATTTATAAATCAAGTTTAAAATTTAATTATACAGCTTTCGATTTTATTTATAGAATTAACTATACGATTGATAAAGAGACAGGACTTTTACAGGAGGGAAAGGCTTCTATTGCTGAAAAAATAAAAAATAATTTTGAAGTGATTACTGAATATAATATAAAGAAGGTTGAACTATAA
- a CDS encoding PEGA domain-containing protein, translating to MKRTLSLVLGLSIVLSTTSCASIFTGTKDSIAFTSTPEGAKVIHKGKEKCTTPCSAEIPRGLGKQIVMFEKEGFETKEVKLTKTFNPVTLLNILLGGAIGVGIDAATGSLTKYSPKSYTVELESK from the coding sequence ATGAAAAGAACTTTATCACTTGTCTTAGGTTTAAGCATCGTACTTTCTACAACCTCATGTGCAAGTATTTTTACCGGAACAAAAGATTCTATCGCATTTACCTCAACACCTGAAGGTGCAAAAGTAATCCACAAAGGAAAAGAAAAATGTACAACACCTTGTAGTGCAGAAATTCCGAGAGGCTTGGGTAAACAAATCGTAATGTTTGAAAAAGAAGGTTTCGAAACAAAAGAAGTGAAGCTTACAAAAACTTTTAATCCAGTAACTTTATTAAATATTCTTCTGGGTGGTGCCATCGGCGTAGGAATTGATGCTGCAACCGGTTCACTTACAAAATACAGCCCTAAAAGTTATACTGTAGAATTGGAGTCTAAATAA
- a CDS encoding IS630 family transposase, translating into MRKRPKGKCNEELYVSKKLDLQELETLESMGLIDLFYGDESHVSSEGYVPYGWQFPDEEVAVYVEKGYKTNIFAMINRSNVCHWKTTEQNINSEFVINFLEDLSFKIQKKTVVALDNASVHRSKLLKQNIENWEQRGLFIFYLPPYSPHLNIAETLWRKLKTEWLYHEDYLEKDTLFYSVNRCMANVGKHLNIRFSQFNAK; encoded by the coding sequence ATAAGAAAACGTCCTAAAGGTAAATGCAATGAAGAGTTGTATGTCTCCAAAAAGTTAGATTTACAAGAACTAGAAACTCTGGAAAGTATGGGGTTGATTGATTTGTTTTATGGAGATGAGAGCCATGTAAGTAGCGAAGGCTATGTTCCTTATGGATGGCAATTCCCTGATGAAGAAGTAGCTGTTTATGTAGAAAAAGGCTACAAAACAAATATTTTTGCAATGATTAACCGCTCCAACGTATGCCATTGGAAAACCACCGAGCAAAACATTAACAGTGAATTTGTGATAAATTTTTTAGAGGATTTATCTTTTAAAATACAGAAAAAAACGGTAGTTGCTTTAGATAATGCATCTGTTCACCGGTCAAAACTATTAAAGCAGAATATAGAAAATTGGGAACAAAGAGGATTATTTATCTTCTATCTGCCACCCTATTCTCCACATCTGAACATTGCGGAAACCTTATGGCGAAAATTGAAAACAGAGTGGCTATATCATGAAGATTATCTTGAAAAAGATACTTTATTCTACTCCGTAAACAGATGTATGGCAAATGTAGGAAAACATCTAAACATCCGTTTCTCGCAATTTAATGCAAAATAA
- a CDS encoding YqaE/Pmp3 family membrane protein, with the protein MLLAILLPFLSFIVRGKIITGIICFILQITILGWIPAAIWAALSLQNERAEKRNEKLIRAVRESRK; encoded by the coding sequence ATGTTACTCGCTATTTTACTTCCATTTTTATCATTCATTGTGAGAGGAAAAATCATCACAGGAATTATATGTTTTATTTTGCAAATTACCATTTTGGGTTGGATTCCTGCAGCTATTTGGGCTGCTTTATCGTTGCAAAATGAGAGAGCTGAAAAGAGAAATGAAAAACTGATTCGTGCAGTAAGAGAAAGTAGAAAATAA
- a CDS encoding helix-turn-helix domain-containing protein, whose translation MGRVNTPHLSTVSREELEILQIKSANASLRKRCQLILLKADGRSSKDVGSILRMSHVSVNSWVKRYKEEGILGLSIKPGRGKKGLLNLEEDKDSILESIKKHRQKVSSAKAEWELVSGKKVSEKTFKRFLKSLVEDING comes from the coding sequence ATGGGTCGAGTAAATACACCACATTTAAGTACGGTTTCAAGAGAAGAATTAGAAATATTGCAGATAAAGTCTGCTAATGCTAGCTTACGCAAACGCTGTCAACTGATTCTGTTAAAAGCGGATGGTCGTAGTTCAAAAGATGTAGGAAGTATTTTGAGAATGAGCCACGTGAGCGTTAACAGTTGGGTTAAACGATATAAAGAAGAAGGAATTTTGGGTTTGTCTATTAAACCTGGAAGAGGGAAAAAAGGGTTATTGAATTTAGAAGAAGATAAGGATTCGATTTTGGAATCTATAAAAAAGCATCGTCAGAAAGTATCCTCAGCCAAAGCAGAATGGGAGTTGGTGAGTGGGAAAAAAGTGAGCGAAAAAACCTTTAAACGGTTTTTAAAAAGCTTGGTGGAAGATATAAACGGATAA
- a CDS encoding DUF4280 domain-containing protein: MAVSYIPQDKVFAVCTYQMSSAPQKFSFSRKKVNVYYENNKQPVLTVDDKNVKVEFTCKSPANLAGTLLAFGAGLAVGALVFLSGPVGWIAFGVGAAIFVGGAVATIAAVNHKCTNPLNGGQWFLAHNSVKINGASAITRSSILKCGNSGVLTPFFDEASANAAAQSIASKNKWELGINVVASFGAGFFLPSAFIGFGAASVGGKIWMAGGRFVAGFAVFSGINYAFRGGMRWGHETFGDVSDNTTYDQMNNHSEDFVNPQTGKVEQKDIDQNSLLGAPSKPDDFVQDSEDIIQIKKESGPWYKITSYKKGTVAGKITNIVESRRVHVNNVNLQRQLEGLDGLNRQQLRTNPLARQLLNDLNSGRYPEWRNAATHYNSGRMNPSMVDDGRTVAASNSRNSLKSLTSNSVQGALFLIPFIGTIFSEEARVDLAQGMAADLAAEPNGSKLVAKTPVD; the protein is encoded by the coding sequence ATGGCTGTATCATATATTCCACAAGACAAAGTTTTCGCCGTCTGCACTTACCAGATGAGCTCTGCACCACAGAAATTTTCTTTTAGCCGTAAAAAAGTAAATGTTTATTATGAAAATAATAAACAGCCCGTGCTTACAGTAGACGATAAAAATGTAAAGGTTGAATTTACCTGCAAATCACCTGCAAATTTAGCAGGAACATTATTAGCTTTTGGTGCTGGTCTTGCTGTTGGAGCACTTGTTTTTCTTTCAGGTCCTGTTGGTTGGATAGCATTTGGAGTTGGAGCTGCAATTTTTGTTGGTGGAGCCGTAGCAACTATTGCAGCAGTTAATCATAAATGTACAAATCCTTTAAACGGAGGACAGTGGTTTTTGGCTCACAACAGTGTAAAAATTAATGGTGCATCTGCCATTACCCGTTCTTCTATTTTAAAATGTGGAAACAGTGGGGTTCTTACTCCTTTTTTTGATGAAGCTTCTGCAAATGCTGCAGCTCAGTCTATAGCATCTAAAAACAAATGGGAATTAGGAATTAATGTTGTAGCATCATTCGGAGCCGGCTTTTTCCTTCCTAGTGCATTCATAGGCTTTGGTGCAGCATCAGTTGGTGGAAAAATTTGGATGGCAGGAGGTAGATTCGTCGCTGGTTTTGCTGTTTTTAGCGGGATCAATTATGCATTTCGAGGCGGAATGAGATGGGGACACGAAACCTTTGGTGATGTAAGCGACAATACCACATATGATCAAATGAACAACCACTCTGAAGATTTTGTAAATCCCCAGACAGGAAAGGTTGAACAGAAGGATATTGATCAAAACAGCTTATTGGGAGCTCCGTCAAAGCCGGATGATTTTGTACAGGATTCTGAAGATATTATTCAAATTAAGAAAGAAAGCGGACCATGGTATAAGATTACATCCTACAAAAAAGGTACTGTTGCCGGTAAAATCACAAATATTGTTGAGTCACGAAGAGTGCATGTAAATAATGTAAATCTTCAGCGTCAATTGGAAGGTTTAGATGGTCTTAATCGCCAGCAATTACGAACAAATCCTTTAGCAAGACAACTGCTTAATGATTTAAACAGCGGAAGATATCCTGAATGGCGAAATGCAGCCACCCATTATAACAGTGGAAGAATGAACCCCAGCATGGTAGATGACGGAAGGACCGTTGCTGCATCCAATTCCAGAAATAGTTTAAAAAGTCTTACCTCAAATTCTGTTCAGGGAGCGCTTTTTTTAATTCCATTCATAGGAACTATTTTTTCTGAAGAAGCAAGAGTAGATTTGGCTCAAGGAATGGCTGCAGATTTAGCAGCAGAACCTAATGGTAGCAAGCTTGTTGCTAAGACTCCAGTTGACTGA
- a CDS encoding GNAT family N-acetyltransferase encodes MNSLLTNQKTERLFFRKLQLSDFEIWLELFKNEQTSRMLGMDHLKTPKERCQKWFDLTFHRYENNLGGQNVLISKETNELIGQCGLLVRKVENELELEIAYSVLPQFRGKGFAIEAAKKCRDFAFENDFHNRLICIIHPDNENSKNVALKNGMTFKKQIDYSGKKMDLFQITKQDREKLD; translated from the coding sequence ATGAACTCTCTATTAACTAACCAAAAAACTGAAAGACTCTTCTTCCGAAAACTCCAACTTTCTGATTTTGAAATCTGGCTAGAATTATTCAAAAACGAACAAACATCAAGAATGCTCGGAATGGATCATTTGAAAACACCAAAAGAGCGTTGCCAAAAATGGTTTGATTTGACTTTTCATCGTTATGAAAATAATCTTGGTGGGCAAAATGTTTTAATTTCAAAAGAAACAAATGAACTTATCGGGCAGTGCGGTTTATTGGTTCGTAAAGTTGAAAACGAGTTGGAGCTGGAAATCGCCTACTCTGTTTTACCACAGTTTCGGGGAAAAGGTTTTGCTATTGAAGCAGCAAAGAAATGCAGAGATTTTGCTTTTGAAAATGATTTTCACAACCGATTAATTTGCATTATTCATCCTGATAATGAAAATTCGAAAAATGTTGCACTAAAAAACGGAATGACCTTCAAAAAACAAATTGATTATTCCGGAAAGAAAATGGATTTATTTCAGATTACTAAACAGGATAGAGAAAAATTGGATTAA
- a CDS encoding carboxylesterase family protein, protein MNKRKTNQNLIILLLIISINLVFAQKKEFRNTEVDTLTFLNNRKLLNSLNTDKFQKKIFVENDIQIPYRFLTPKNNRKNEKFPLVITFHNSTRIGNDNENQLEPFAKIWLRDEIYEKYPCYVIAPQFNTRSTNYEINGEGIQISKPSNEVFSLLKLIKDLEKEYPNIDKNRIYLIGYSMGGSTAQNLMNLNPDTFAAVVSVAAVPDLSNLNKIKEKNIWLIHGKKDDENPYIGSVELSTQLSLNKNLIFTTFTNLHHNNIVIPFLVTDEIPKWLFEKRRK, encoded by the coding sequence ATGAATAAAAGAAAAACTAACCAAAATCTAATAATACTTTTATTGATAATCAGCATAAATTTGGTTTTTGCACAAAAGAAAGAGTTTAGGAATACGGAAGTTGATACGCTTACCTTTTTGAACAATAGAAAATTATTAAACAGTTTAAATACCGATAAATTTCAAAAGAAAATATTTGTAGAAAATGACATTCAAATTCCGTACAGATTTTTAACGCCGAAAAACAATCGAAAAAACGAGAAGTTCCCTTTGGTTATCACCTTTCATAATTCTACAAGAATTGGAAATGACAATGAAAATCAACTTGAACCCTTCGCAAAAATATGGTTACGAGATGAAATTTATGAGAAATACCCATGTTATGTTATAGCACCACAATTTAATACACGCTCTACAAATTATGAAATTAATGGAGAAGGTATTCAAATTTCAAAACCCTCCAACGAAGTTTTTAGTCTATTAAAATTGATCAAAGATCTTGAAAAAGAATATCCCAACATTGATAAAAATAGGATCTATCTGATTGGTTATTCAATGGGAGGTTCCACGGCTCAAAACCTTATGAATTTGAATCCTGATACATTTGCAGCAGTTGTTTCTGTTGCCGCTGTTCCTGATTTGTCAAATCTTAATAAAATCAAAGAAAAGAATATCTGGTTAATTCACGGTAAAAAAGATGATGAAAACCCATACATTGGCAGTGTTGAGCTCTCTACTCAACTTTCTCTCAACAAGAATTTGATTTTTACGACTTTCACAAATCTTCATCATAACAATATTGTGATCCCTTTTTTAGTAACAGATGAAATTCCGAAATGGTTGTTTGAAAAACGCAGGAAATAG